The genomic interval TTTGCGAAGCTTTCTCCAAGAAACAGAAAAGAAACAGAAAGCGGTGCATATAAGCGAAAGAGTGTCGCCACGATTCGAAATCTCCTCTATAATGAAAGCCTTCGATCATGACAGCCCAGTTCTTCTTTTTGACAATGTTGAAAACTACGAGACTAAAGTTGTGGCTAATGTTTGTGGAACACGAGAGAGACTTTGCAAAGCTTTAGATGTTGAAAAAGAAAACCTGTATCGTCATCTAACAGAAGCTTGGTGTTCGCCAACCAAACCAAAAACTGTTGAAGACTGCCCAGTTAAGGAAGTTGTGGAAAAGCCACAGCTATCCAAAATTCCAATTCTAACTCATTTTGAGAAAGACGCTGGTCCTTACATAACATCAGCCATAGTCTCGGCGCGCAGTCCGGATAAGAAGGTTGAGAACGTTTCGATTCATAGGCTTCAGGTGCTCGATGACAAACGCTTAGCCATCAGGCTTGTGCCCCGGCAGCTTTACAAGTTGTGGAGCATGACGAAAGAGGCAAAAAAGGACTTGGAAGTGGCTATTTCCATAGGTTTGCATCCAGCGATCTCGATGGCAGCTACGTCTCCAGTGTCTTTCGGCGTCAGCGAATACGAGATCGCCAATACGTTGCTTAAGGGCAATTTCAGCTTAGTGAAGTGTAAACATGTAGATGTTTATGCGCCTGCAGAAGCAGAATACGTTTTTGAAGGCGTGATGTCAACTGAAGAAGAGGTTTTGGAAGGTCCGCTTGTTGACATAACGGGCACATATGACGCTCAGAGAAGCCAGCCAGTCATCGAGTTGGTTGGGGTGATGCGGCGTAACGACGCTGTTTACCAAGCGCTTCTCCCTTCTGGAAGCGAGCACAAGCTCTTGATGGGTTTGCCACGGGAAGTGAAGATTTGGGAGGCAGCTGCGAACACAGTGCCAAAGGTTAAAGCGGTTAATCTCAGCTACGGCGGGTGCGGCTGGCTTCACGCCATAGTCTCAATCGAGAAGCAGAAAGATGGAGACGCTAAAAACGTTTTGATGGCTACTTTCGGCGCTCATCCAAGCCTCAAACATGCAGTAGTTGTTGACGCAGATGTAGATGTTTACAATCTTGTGGAAGTGGAGTGGGCGATTGCAACGCGTTTTCAAGCGAACGAAGACTTGATTACTATTCCAAGTGCTCGAGGTTCTACGTTGGATCCTTCTGCGAACCAAGAGTCTGGCAAGACCACTAAGATGGGTATAGATGCAACTCGCCCGCTAGATAGGCGGCGGGAAAAGTTCGAGTTGGCGAAAATACCGACTGAAGGACGGGTCAAGAGGATAATAGACGAGTTATGCAGGGTCTTGGAGTAGGAATAAGGCCCCGTTTACGCCAAACTAACCTTTTTGAACCCCAATCACGAGGTTCTTAGTTTTTCTGTTTCAGCAATTCCAAAAGAAGTTTCTTATAAGACACATATGGTTAAAAGAAAAATCCCTGCCACTATGTGTCTGTCCTTCTACGCAGAGACAAAAACTAAAAAGAAATAACTGTAAATCTTTGTTAGTTTATATGCCAAGTTTAGAATACTAAATGTGGTTGTGTATCTATGTCCTTAAAGGTTGAAGATGTAATGGTTAAAGAGGTAATCACGGTAGATGAGAAATCAACAGTAAAGGAAGCGGCAGACATCATGAACAGGTTTGAAATTGGCTGCCTAATTGTTACCAAAAACAGTAAAGCAGTTGGCATACTAACAGAACGAGACTTGCTAAAAAGAGTGGTAAGTCAAGCAAAGAATCCTAAAAGAACAAAAGTGGAGACAGTTATGTCTCAACCCCTAATTGTCGTGGAACCAAACATGGAATTGGAAGAAGTTGCCAAGCTAATGTTTAAAATGAAGATAAAAAAGCTTCCAGTAGTTGAAAGTGGACGGTTAATGGGATTAGTGACGCTTACAGACCTTGCACGCTTCCAGCCGCAGATGATTCGCATCCTCAAAAAACTGAGCGAGAAAATGGCTCCAAAACGCATGAAGAAAGTTGTCGACTACTATGTAGTATAATCACCCAACATGTTTTTTCTTGAGGCAGTTAACGTAGAGTAAACTCCCATTCACACCATATGCCTTTGGGATGTGGCCCCGGAGGACACATTTTGCATACTACTTTCATGTTTGGGTTAAACTCCTTTGCAAAACTTTGGAGATAGCCAAATCGCACTTGTTTACATGGAAACTCGCCTAAGCCCTTGTTTATTCTCGTTTCTTGAGTTCGACAATGTATTACTCGGAAAGTTCCTTTCTCAGTCGATGCTTCAGATTGTTTTTCGGTCTGATACAGAGCCCAACTTGTGTTCCGCAAAGTTTGCATCAGAGCCTCAACATTCTCCTTCACGCCTAACATTTTTTTTAGTTCTCTAGCCTCAATTTTACCCAAGGCTTTCCAACAGTTTGCATCAATTTCAGTAGCCGCCCCTGTTCCAAATTTTTCTTCTATTCCAAGGAAATACAGACCGTCAACTCGCCAAAGATTCTTGATGTGCAAAAAGAAAAGCTCCAGTAGCTTGTCTTTAGGCATGCTGCCCAACAATTCCAAATCTTTCCTAGTTGGCCAACTCATCTTAAACACCACATGTTAATTGAAGAACTATTTTTCGCAGCCGCACATAAGTTTTCATCTCTGCACACGCATCCTAAATGTTGATTCTCTCTTCATAAGTTTGATATTGTTTTGCTGTAAGATTTTAAGGTAAGCGCACAGCGCGAATGGTGTGCGTCCCCAAAATAATGGGGAATCACGCATACCCTTTACAGGGTATATCTTCTTTTGAAAAGAGCATAAGTTATTATTGTCTTTCACCTGAAGCTATTACTAGAATATCATCAAATGAGAGTTATCTGTTCTTTGCTAGAGATGAAATTTGACACTCTCACCCCTACTAATCTTACTTTTCTATTTTTGCTAAGAAATGGTTGAATAAGTTCTCTAGATGCTTTCTGGAGGCTTTGAAGATTATTCGTGGAAAAAGGCAGGGTCTTTCCATGTGTGTGAGTTTCAAAGTTCTCATAACGGATTTTAATAGTCACTGTTTTGAAGAACAGTTTACGTTCTACGAGTTCTTCATAGATTCCTTGGCTGAGCTTGGCTAATGTTTCAAGGACTAAGTTAAAGTCAGATGTATCTTCTTCAAAAGTGGTTTCTTTGCTTACAGATTTGACTACGCCTCTCTCAGTAACTTCACTTTTATCTATACCACAAGCTAAAAAGTGATACTGAGCACCCATTACACCAAACTTCTCAGTCAAAACCGACACGTCAAAAGCAGCTAGATCGCCTATCGTTCTTATACCCATCTCATTTAGCTTACGCTCTGTTTTCTTGCCCACCCACAACAGTTTCCGTACAGGTAGCTGAGCCAAGAAACGTTCAACATCACGCCCTTCAACAACTGTTATCCCATCAGGCTTTTTAAAGTCGCTTGCTATCTTCGCCACAACTTTGTTAGGTCCAACACCTATTGAGCAGGTAAGCTTCTCCTTCTCGTAAATCTCACGCTTTATTGCCTCTGCCAGCTGTCTTGCCTCTTCGAAGTTGCCAATTTTTGAGCTAACATCGAGAAAAGCTTCGTCGAGCCCCCACTGCTCAAATTTATCTGCATATTCCCGCAGAATCATCATGATCCTAGACGAAGTTTGGATATAAAGTCTGTAGTGGGATCGTATATATACGGCGTCAGGGCAGAATTTCCAAGCTCTTGAGATAGGCATTCCGGAACTTATTCCGTATTTCCTCGCTTCGTAGTTACAAGTGCTCACCACTCCTCGTCCCTTTCCCTCTTTCGGATCGGCTCCAACGACAACCGGTTTTCCTTTGAATTCCGGATGCTCACGCTCTTCCACTGCGGCGTAGAACTGATCCATGTCAACGTGAAAAATTATTCTGCTTGTGGCTACGTTGCTATCTTCCTTTAGCATCAACGCACTCAACCGCTTAAAATCGATCCTAAATTAGAATCTACATATTTACTGATTTATTGTGTTTCAATGCGCACATAGGTTTTTTCTGATATTCAAATAATATTCTTTTGAGCGTGCATAAAAGGCTGATGAAACTAATCTAAAAGGTTGTGCAACTTGGGAAATTAGAATTTTAGGGGCTTATGAAAGGGATTCAAGGGCAGTGGTATATGCTCTAATGCAGCAAGTACAACTGGTTCGCAAGAAAGATAAAGCCAAAAAGTGGGAATACTCTTTTTATTGCGAAAGCTCAGTTTTAGAGAAGCGCGGAACAACAGGCAGAGGTTCAGAAATGACCGATTGGGCTGGCAACATTCCTTTTAGTTCCTTGATGTGCATGTTGACTGTTGCATATAGCTTCGTTTTCAAGTTGAAGTCATTGGGATTGATGTTGCCAATTTTTTTAGCCAGCTCAGGATCTCTTATGGTTTTCTTGATCCATCTCTCGAAATCTTTCCGCTTTAAGTGGAAGACCAAGCATGAGGAGGGAGTAGTGTTAATTTTCTTGCAGAAATCAAGTAAACTCGTGGCAACTTGCCCCGTAGGTTTTCCAATTTCTTCGTAGAAGTAAAAAGCCTTCTCGTTTGGCACTGCTCTTAAGATTCTCTTAATTTCCGTCTGCTTGAATCTTGTGCTTCTGTCTCTTGCGTGTGTTTCTTGTTTTTCCTTATCTTGGAAGAACATATTAGATCGGTGGAATTTAGATTGCAATTACAAATATATTTTATGAATTTGTGATTCACATCATTTTCTGTATATATCCTCAGAAAATATGTTTCCAAAATCGACATATTCCGACAATGAAAGCTTCCATCTGTAAATCTCATTGAGAAACTGCTTCAAGAGTTTGCATCTCCTGGGGATGCGTAGTTCTATACATCAAAAACAACACAACAACAATTATAGTAATAACGACAAGCCCACCACCAGCAAAGACCAAAATTTCGGGAACAACATAAATAGAAACTGTTCCGCTGTCCGCCCCTGCATATTCAGCATCTCCAGACCAGCTTGCCTTCACATAGTACTGCCCCAAAAGCGGTGGAATCCACGAAAAAACATATTGCCCGCTTGAATCTAACTCTACTGTTTCAATAGAGAACCAGTAACCATTCGTTGCTGCATACAACGTAACGGTTCCTTCAGGATTCGAGGCGGAAACTTGACCAGTTATTACTACGGCGCTTCCTTCTATCACGAAGTTTGATGAAGTAGTCAAAGATATTGCTGAAGATTTCAATGTCCCGAAGCTAGATGAAACTTGACCGGGGGCAATTTGCTCACTGTTCTCCAGAGTGACAACAGTTACCTGAGCCCCTTCAAGCTCGGGAGGACACTCACCAACCCTCCAACCGTTCCGCCAATCATCACCCGTGCATTCTGCTATGTAGTATCGAGTTTCCATGTAGTCAACGTGTGAAATTGTTGCCCGTGCATTTGTTGGAGGGTTGAGAAGACTTACACCGATGTTCATGTGGCTTTCCTGTTCATAGTATAATAGGACAACGCTCAAGTCTTGAGATTTTATCAATGACGTTGCAACATACGAAAGTAAATCGCAATCGCCCTTGTTTTCGACGATAGTTTCAACTGGATATTTAGCTTCTTCAACGATTTGATATGGAATTTGATGAACCAACATGAGAACCGCGTTTACGAAGTTTTCCTCATCTGGGAATATGCTTCTAATGTCTTCGGCTACTAGTGCTAGTGAATAAGGAGTTACAAAACTTGCAAAGTTATCTTGAGTTAATTGATGATTCTTCTGCTGGTAATATTCGTATAGTGAATGAGTTATTGAAAGAGTAAGTCGATAAGTAGATTGTCCTTTTAACAGAAAATACTGCTGCTCATAATTCTGTGCAGAACATACCCTAGAAAGCATTAGAGTCAGAAAGAACGCCATTGTAATGGCCGCAACAAGTTTGCTGGCTTTTTTTCTATGCATGAAACATTTCACAGAGGAAGGTTCTAGTTTCCAAGTGAAAAGGTCTATGAAATGGAAATCTGAATCTCTAAACAGCAATTTTGCCTAGATAATGTTAACTAGAGGTAGACGTGTACAGTGTCCTTGTCTATTCGTGTTACCTTTCCATTAGCCTTACAAAAGTCGAGAAGGAATTGCTGCATCTCTCTTAAAGTCTTCACCTCTTTAGCCTTCTTGCTCCAGCATGGATCAGCCAACATGTGTATAACTACATCTAAACTGGCGACAAGTTTACTGCTACACAAAGTGTGTGTTCTCCTTTCTTCCGCCTTTCGCTAGTTTATAAAACTATTGCAGCAATAAAGAGGTTATTCCAATATTCGACTTATGCAGATTTGAATCAAAAGACTATTAATAGCCTTGCATGGTTTTAGCGAAAAACCTTAAAGAGATGAGCGATTGCGTGTAGCTCGCCAAAAGATTTGAATAAAATTTTCCAGAATTCTATAAGTCAAGCCCCAAATAACATTTCCCTCAACAATATATGCTGGAACTTCTCCGAAAGGAAGTTTGGCAATTCCATTACATTCTCGCAGTTTTTTCAAGAAAATCCACGAATACCCTTCTAATTCTTCGTTTAATATTATTGTAGGCTCATGTTCTAAAAGAAAGGTGAAAGGAGCAACTGATAGTTTTGGTCTCACAGTTGACCTCATATTTTCCAACACCCCCAAAAAACGACCGCGACGAATAATGTTTATGTTGGTTTCTTCTAGCGTTTCTCGAACAACTGTGTGCCTTATGTTCCGATCTTTGGGGTTGCGTTTCCCGCCGGGAAAAGCCATCTGTCCCGACCATGGATCAAAAGGGTTCTCTGTTCTCTTCACTAGGAGAATCTTAAAGTCTTGATTCACAGGTCTTAGCAGGAGAGCAACAGTAGCATCTGCGTTTTGCACTGCTGACACGGGTTTTAGCATTCGTGACAAGTTTTCTATGATCTCAACATAGTGCGGCATTGACTAATCCCTCGCAGAGTTGTTTTTTACATTGGTAACCAAAGTTCCACAAAGATATTTGCCCGTCTCTCCAAAATCTGACAGAGAATAAACTGCCAAAAAAGTCTAGAGGAAGCAGAGAGACATTCAACATTTTACCGTACACATTAGGAATGGGTGCTATTATTTCTTCTTGCAGACATAAAAACAACTAACGCAAAATCCTGCTATTAGATTTAGGAGCCGTGTAAGAAACATCTTTTAAGAGAAGTTTTTATGATACATCCTCATTAATGTCTCCTAGTGAACTAAAATGGAAGAAAAGATTAGAGAAAAAGTCGAAAACGCAATTGAAGAGATAAGGCCGAATTTACAGGCTGACGGCGGAGACATCGAACTTATCGATGTAGAGAACGGAATCGCTAAGGTTAAGTTGAAAGGAGCATGCGCTGGCTGTCCAATGTCAACAATGACAATAAAATGGGGAGTTGAAAAATTCCTCAAACGAAAGATACCTGAAATAACTAAGGTTGAAACAGTTTAGCCGCGCCCTACTCGTCTAAAGGTTGACAGGCTGGGCAGATAAAACTGCTAGTTGAGCCCGTCTTGATTTTCTGTATAATTGTTTGACAAGAGGGGCAAGGCTTGCCAGATTTGTAGGCTATTTTGAATTGTTTCGCGCCGTAGCCACCTTTGTTACCGTAGAAATCTTTCTCGTAGGTTAGCCCGCCTAGCATAATACTTTCGTTTATTACTGATTGTATAGAGTTGTAAAGGGCTTCAATTTCCTTTTTAGTGAGTGATGGAATTTTTCTTTTTGGGTGAAGTTTCGCGTTGAAAAGCATGTCCTGAATGTAGACGTTGCCGATGCCTGCTACGTTCTTCTGGTCAAGCAGGAAATTTTTGATGTTGCCGCGTTTCTTGCCAAGTAACTGTTTGAAATAATCCAACGTGAATTTTTTATCTAGCAATGTTATGCCCAGCTTTGAGGTTAATTTGTGTTCGCCAGGCTTGTTTTCTAGCATGAGATGTAAATAGCAAAACCACCAGACGCGGATAGTGAAGCCTGATTTGTCGTCTAGAGCGAATTTCACTTGGTATTTTTCGGGCAGTTTGCCACACGGTTTGAAGTGGATGACGTCAGCGCCCATACCTGGGTTAAATAGAAGAACATGATCTGAGTTAAGTTTGATGAAAAGCCACTTACCCTTGCTTTCAACTGAGTTGA from Candidatus Bathyarchaeota archaeon carries:
- a CDS encoding UbiD family decarboxylase gives rise to the protein MSLRSFLQETEKKQKAVHISERVSPRFEISSIMKAFDHDSPVLLFDNVENYETKVVANVCGTRERLCKALDVEKENLYRHLTEAWCSPTKPKTVEDCPVKEVVEKPQLSKIPILTHFEKDAGPYITSAIVSARSPDKKVENVSIHRLQVLDDKRLAIRLVPRQLYKLWSMTKEAKKDLEVAISIGLHPAISMAATSPVSFGVSEYEIANTLLKGNFSLVKCKHVDVYAPAEAEYVFEGVMSTEEEVLEGPLVDITGTYDAQRSQPVIELVGVMRRNDAVYQALLPSGSEHKLLMGLPREVKIWEAAANTVPKVKAVNLSYGGCGWLHAIVSIEKQKDGDAKNVLMATFGAHPSLKHAVVVDADVDVYNLVEVEWAIATRFQANEDLITIPSARGSTLDPSANQESGKTTKMGIDATRPLDRRREKFELAKIPTEGRVKRIIDELCRVLE
- a CDS encoding CBS domain-containing protein; the encoded protein is MSLKVEDVMVKEVITVDEKSTVKEAADIMNRFEIGCLIVTKNSKAVGILTERDLLKRVVSQAKNPKRTKVETVMSQPLIVVEPNMELEEVAKLMFKMKIKKLPVVESGRLMGLVTLTDLARFQPQMIRILKKLSEKMAPKRMKKVVDYYVV
- a CDS encoding DUF6125 family protein yields the protein MSWPTRKDLELLGSMPKDKLLELFFLHIKNLWRVDGLYFLGIEEKFGTGAATEIDANCWKALGKIEARELKKMLGVKENVEALMQTLRNTSWALYQTEKQSEASTEKGTFRVIHCRTQETRINKGLGEFPCKQVRFGYLQSFAKEFNPNMKVVCKMCPPGPHPKGIWCEWEFTLR
- the dinB gene encoding DNA polymerase IV; this encodes MLKEDSNVATSRIIFHVDMDQFYAAVEEREHPEFKGKPVVVGADPKEGKGRGVVSTCNYEARKYGISSGMPISRAWKFCPDAVYIRSHYRLYIQTSSRIMMILREYADKFEQWGLDEAFLDVSSKIGNFEEARQLAEAIKREIYEKEKLTCSIGVGPNKVVAKIASDFKKPDGITVVEGRDVERFLAQLPVRKLLWVGKKTERKLNEMGIRTIGDLAAFDVSVLTEKFGVMGAQYHFLACGIDKSEVTERGVVKSVSKETTFEEDTSDFNLVLETLAKLSQGIYEELVERKLFFKTVTIKIRYENFETHTHGKTLPFSTNNLQSLQKASRELIQPFLSKNRKVRLVGVRVSNFISSKEQITLI
- a CDS encoding DUF5752 family protein produces the protein MFFQDKEKQETHARDRSTRFKQTEIKRILRAVPNEKAFYFYEEIGKPTGQVATSLLDFCKKINTTPSSCLVFHLKRKDFERWIKKTIRDPELAKKIGNINPNDFNLKTKLYATVNMHIKELKGMLPAQSVISEPLPVVPRFSKTELSQ
- a CDS encoding Ig-like domain-containing protein yields the protein MHRKKASKLVAAITMAFFLTLMLSRVCSAQNYEQQYFLLKGQSTYRLTLSITHSLYEYYQQKNHQLTQDNFASFVTPYSLALVAEDIRSIFPDEENFVNAVLMLVHQIPYQIVEEAKYPVETIVENKGDCDLLSYVATSLIKSQDLSVVLLYYEQESHMNIGVSLLNPPTNARATISHVDYMETRYYIAECTGDDWRNGWRVGECPPELEGAQVTVVTLENSEQIAPGQVSSSFGTLKSSAISLTTSSNFVIEGSAVVITGQVSASNPEGTVTLYAATNGYWFSIETVELDSSGQYVFSWIPPLLGQYYVKASWSGDAEYAGADSGTVSIYVVPEILVFAGGGLVVITIIVVVLFLMYRTTHPQEMQTLEAVSQ
- a CDS encoding CoA pyrophosphatase, translated to MPHYVEIIENLSRMLKPVSAVQNADATVALLLRPVNQDFKILLVKRTENPFDPWSGQMAFPGGKRNPKDRNIRHTVVRETLEETNINIIRRGRFLGVLENMRSTVRPKLSVAPFTFLLEHEPTIILNEELEGYSWIFLKKLRECNGIAKLPFGEVPAYIVEGNVIWGLTYRILENFIQIFWRATRNRSSL
- a CDS encoding NifU family protein, with the protein product MREKVENAIEEIRPNLQADGGDIELIDVENGIAKVKLKGACAGCPMSTMTIKWGVEKFLKRKIPEITKVETV
- a CDS encoding Fpg/Nei family DNA glycosylase, translated to MELPELTILGHQMEKEITGKRISEVEVANPKCLNTSFEQFQEVVVGKTINSVESKGKWLFIKLNSDHVLLFNPGMGADVIHFKPCGKLPEKYQVKFALDDKSGFTIRVWWFCYLHLMLENKPGEHKLTSKLGITLLDKKFTLDYFKQLLGKKRGNIKNFLLDQKNVAGIGNVYIQDMLFNAKLHPKRKIPSLTKKEIEALYNSIQSVINESIMLGGLTYEKDFYGNKGGYGAKQFKIAYKSGKPCPSCQTIIQKIKTGSTSSFICPACQPLDE